The genomic segment CGCCGCGTCGCCCGTCCGCTGCGCCCGGCCGCCCGCCGCGGGACGCCGGGCCCGCCGGACGGGCGCCGGCACCTTCTCGAGATTCTCGATCGGCACCGGTTCGACCGCGTCGGCCAGCGGGAAGCCGAAGATCCGCGAGTAGAAGTACGCTTCCGCCTCCAGTGTGCGCTTGATGTGTTCCGCGCGCCGGAACCCGTGCTGCTCGCCGGGATACGCGATGTAGGCAACGGGAATGCCCTTCCGCTTCGCCGCCTCGAAAATCGTCTCCGATTGATTCGGGGGCACGATCTTGTCCTCGAGCCCCTGGAACAGGATCAGGGGGGCGCGGAGGCCGTCGATCGTCTGAATCGGCGAGCGTTCGCGGTAGAGATCCAGCCGGTCGGGATACGGCCCGATCAGGTGCTCGTCGTACCGCGACTCGAACTTGTGGGTCTCCTCGTGAAACACGACGAGATCGCTGATCCCGTAGTAGCTCGCGCCCGCGGCGAAGACGTCCCGGGCCGTGAGCGCGCGCAGCGTCGTGTACCCGCCGGCGCTGCCGCCGTGAATGATCAGCCGATCGGGATCCGCGAGCCCGCGCTCGACGAGATGGCGGGCCGCGTTGATCGCGTCGTTGACGTCGACGACGCCCCACTGCCCGTACAGCCGCTCCCGGTACGCGCGGCCGTAGCCGGTGCTGCCGCCGTAGTTCACGTCGACGAGCGCGAAGCCGCGGCTCGTCCAGTACTGGACGCCGAGGCTGAGCGTCCCGGACGCGGCGCCCGTCGGACCGCCGTGGACGCTTACGATGAGCGGCGGCCGCTCGCCCTCCGGCGCCGCCGCGTCCGGGTTGGCCGGCGCGTAGAATAACGCGTGCGCCGTCAGGCCGCCCTCGGTGGGAAACTCGATGGCCTCCGGCCGGGAGAAGTACGCGGCATCGGCAGGCGCGACCGCCGACGTCCGGAGCACGTCGATCCGCCGGGCCCGCAGATCCGTCAGCACGACCCGCGGAAATTCGGTCGGCGACCCGGCCACGAACGCGATCCCGGGACGGCCGCACCGGATGCTGTCTAGCGAGGTGTACGGCAGCGCGATCGGCTCCAAGACTCCCCGGGCCGGGTCGAGCCAGGCCAGGTGCCACGCGCCCTCGCGCTTGTGGGTACAGATGAGGCGCCCGTCGGGCGCGACGGCGTACGACGACTGCCCGAACCGCCACGCCGGCCCCCCGAACTCGGACGCCGCCTTCAGCACCGCCTCGATCCGGCCGTCGCGCCACCGGTACGGGTTCCACCACCCGGTCGGGTCGGCGAGAAAGTACAGGGTCCCGTCGGGCCCCCATTCCGGCTGCATCACCGACTCCGCCGGGCCGCCCGCCACCCGGCGGGCGCCGGCGACGGTACCGTCTCGGGCCAGTTCGCCGACCCACAATTCGGTCCCGTCCCACGGCATGTTCGGGAGATTCCACGTCAGCCACGCGAGACGCGAGCCGTCGGGGCTGAGCCGCGGCGCGGCATAGAAGTCACCGCCCGAGACGAGCACCCGCGGCGCCACCCCGCCCCGGCAGGAAACGCTCACGATCGTATTCACGGCCTCCCGGTCGGAGACGGTGTGATCCTCCCGCACGCACACGAGCCGGTCACGGCGCAGATCGACGACGAGATCGGCGTAGCGGTACGCGCCGTCCGGGGTGATCGCGGCCGGCGGTTCGCCGGGCCCGCAGCGATACAGGCGCCCGTCGTCGAAAGACGAGAAGAAGACAACGGCGCCGCGCACCGCGTACGCGCCACCCCCGTACTCGTGGACGCCGTTCCGCGCATTGAAGGGGGACGGCGTCACATCGGCGACGGGGCCGGACGCCGAGCGCCGCACCACGACGTTCCGGCCGCCCTCGGCCGGCCGCGCTTCGATCCAGTAGACGTCGTCGCCGTCCAGCATCACCTGCTCAAGGCCGACTCCCGCCTCGGCGACCGCACCC from the bacterium genome contains:
- a CDS encoding S9 family peptidase; this translates as MPHSQVLPYGSWPSPIAAGAVAEAGVGLEQVMLDGDDVYWIEARPAEGGRNVVVRRSASGPVADVTPSPFNARNGVHEYGGGAYAVRGAVVFFSSFDDGRLYRCGPGEPPAAITPDGAYRYADLVVDLRRDRLVCVREDHTVSDREAVNTIVSVSCRGGVAPRVLVSGGDFYAAPRLSPDGSRLAWLTWNLPNMPWDGTELWVGELARDGTVAGARRVAGGPAESVMQPEWGPDGTLYFLADPTGWWNPYRWRDGRIEAVLKAASEFGGPAWRFGQSSYAVAPDGRLICTHKREGAWHLAWLDPARGVLEPIALPYTSLDSIRCGRPGIAFVAGSPTEFPRVVLTDLRARRIDVLRTSAVAPADAAYFSRPEAIEFPTEGGLTAHALFYAPANPDAAAPEGERPPLIVSVHGGPTGAASGTLSLGVQYWTSRGFALVDVNYGGSTGYGRAYRERLYGQWGVVDVNDAINAARHLVERGLADPDRLIIHGGSAGGYTTLRALTARDVFAAGASYYGISDLVVFHEETHKFESRYDEHLIGPYPDRLDLYRERSPIQTIDGLRAPLILFQGLEDKIVPPNQSETIFEAAKRKGIPVAYIAYPGEQHGFRRAEHIKRTLEAEAYFYSRIFGFPLADAVEPVPIENLEKVPAPVRRARRPAAGGRAQRTGDAA